Within the Stenotrophomonas maltophilia genome, the region GAAGCCATGATTTCCGGCAGCGCCGCGGATGCTGCCTCCAGCAGTTCCTCCAGCACCGGCTGCAGCAGGGCAAGCGCACGCCGTTCGTGGGCTGCGGTGTCGATGCCGTCCTGACGGGCCTGCAGCACCAGGAACTCATCGAGGTCCTGCGCCGCGCTCATGCGCACCGGCAGGTTGTAGTTGTCGCGGAAGCGGCCATCGAGCGTCGGACGCGGCGGCGCAGCGGCAGCAGCCAGCCATGATTGGGCATCCAGATCCACACCCAGCCTGAGGCCACCGGCAATCAACGCCACCGATGGCGGCACCATCACCTTCGTCGCGACCGCTTCGCCTTTGCCCTTGGTCGGCTCCCCATCGTTGGCCGCAGCCTTGTCCAGCGCCGCATCGACGCCACGGCGCGCGGCGCCACGCAGCATGAAGCCGGCACCGCTCAGGCCGACGGGCAGCAGGCCCAGGTAGGCCAGCATCTGCATGCCGGTCGGTACCGTGCCGCTGTTGCGCCAGTAGAGAATCGTCGCGCCCCAGGTGGCGACGAAGATCATCACCACCGAAGCTGCTTTGCCCAGCCATCCTGCCATCAGTTGCCCTGCTCCATGCGCTGCTCCTGTCGACCGCGCAGGTCAACGCAGACCGGTCATGGCCTGTGAAGCGACCAGCGTCGCTCCACACGCGGTGCGGTCGCCGTCGCGCGCCACCGGCTGACCGTCGATGAGCACTGTCGCGTCGCCACTGACAATGGTGGTGGCGCCGTGCACGGCGCACAACGCACGATCACCGACGCGCGCCACCGGCCTGCCATTGATGTCGGTCTGTCCGGTGCCCGCCACCACGGTCCCTCCGTGGCTGAGCGGGTCACCGACGACGATAAACGGTCGTGCCATCCATCATGCTCCTTGATCCATGTGTGACCCGGCGTTCCATCGCCCCCCGGTTCCCCCGACGACGCAGGCCATCGGCGTAACCATACCAGTACCGCCGTGCGGTTATCACCCTTGACGGGACAGTTCCTCGCGCTTTGCCACCCGGGCGGCGCGGCAGCGGTCCGTCATTTCCACGTGAACATAGTCCTTGATGCTCCGCCAGTTTCCGCCCCAGTCCAGGCCCGCCTGTTCAGCCAGCTCGCCGTACAGGAAGTACCCACGCCGGGTCCACGGATCTTCCATGTCCCATTGCAGCTTGCCATCGCGGATGGGTGCGCTGTCCACGCCCAGCCCATACTGGTGGCAGCTCTGCCAGGCACCGGCCCGGGTCGCCTTGCCACCGGCCATCAGTTCGGCCTGCCGCTGCGGACTGCGATAGCCTTCGATCAGCACCATTTCGTAACCGTACTGGCGTCGCATCACCTCATAGATGGCCAGCACGCGCTGCTGCAGATCGGGATCGATCTGACCCCATTTGCGATCAGCCGTGACGATTTCAGGCCGCAGACGACGCACTTCGGCAGTGGTGAACACCTCCGGCGGCGGCGGCGGTGGCGGCGTCAGCCGCTCCCCGCGTAGCAGCTGGGCGACCATCGAACTCGATTCCGCCAGATCATCGCCCCTGAAATCCTCCAGCACCACGGTCTGCCGCGTGACGAATATCACAATTGGAGGAATCAGCAGCAACGCTGCGGCGACAACCAGAATGAGCCAGTGGCGCCGCAGTGCGCCGTGCACGGCTCCGACCTCTTCACGAACCCCACTGCGCACGCGGGTGGCGCCGTGGCCGACCCGGTCACCGACCTGCCCCGCCCGACGACGGAATCCGCCCAGACGCTTCGCGATCGCCTGACGCAGCGATTCGACCGTCTCGGGGAACAACAGTACCCAGCACACGCCAGCCACCAACAGTACGACGGCAATGGCAGCAACCACGATTGGCAACACCGGTCCTCCCTGACACGCGATCTGGTTGACGCCCCAACCGCTTTCACTAAGAATGCGCAAATTCGCTTCGGCAGTTGCCGACTCAAACCAAGGGCTGGATGCACTTGAATAATGGCGGAATCAATCGGCCAAGTCTGCTCTCAGGGGGAGCGCAGGCAAAGGGCCAGGCCCCGAATTCGGGCCGTATTCTGGCAGACATGGAGGGCCGGCAGGCAACCGCGTCGCCACGTGCCGCACGCGCGCCGTCCAGCGGCAAACGCCGTACGGTCCTGTGGCTGGCATTGGCCAGTGCCGTGGTCGTCATCGCCGGGCTGACCGCCTGGGGTCTGTCCGGTAGTAATGACTACAGCGACCCGTCCGAGTATTCACTGACACCCGACACCGGCCATGTGACCGGGCACCCGGACGCCCCGTCGGTGGCACCGGGTGAAGGCGCCGCGATGATCGTCGATGCGCCCGCTTCTCCGTCTGAGCCGGCGCTGCCGGCCACCGCCGGGAGCCCACCCGCTCCTGCCGCTGACGCGGCAACCGCTGCTGCGGGCGCTGCCGCAACCACCGGCACCGCTGCAACGACGCGGGCACGGGGCGCCCAGCCGGGTGAACGCAGCAGTCGCGCCGCCGGTACCGCAGGCAAGGGCGATGAAAATCTGCTCGGCACCCTGCTCGGCATCATCAAGGAAGAGGACAAGGCCAAGGCAAAAGCCAAGGCCCAGCCTCAAAGCATGGATGATCTGATCGCCCAGATCGAAGCAGACCAGCGCAAACGCGCCGAAGACGAGCGCGCCGCGTTCGAGCGCGTGGCCAGCAAGAAGTCCGCCTCGACCGAATCCAACATCCAGGCGCAGCTGCGCAGCTGCCCCAGCCCTACGTCACTGAAAGGCGTGGACTGCCGGCGCAGGATCTGTGCGGCGGTGAGCGGCAAGGATCCGGCCTGCCCGGCGATGTGATCCCGAGCCCTGCCTGCTGACGCAGGCAGGGCGCTGCCGCAGCGGCCCGCTCAGAGCGGACGCCGATCCGGCTCGAACTGCGCCATCACCTCGGGTTCCACGAGCCGAAGAGGATCGTTGGCATCGATTGCGCACTCGTCTTCCACCCACTGTGGCCACACGGGCGCGCGGCAGGATCGAAGGACCAGCCATCTGCACAACACCAAGGGCAGCAGCAAGGGCATCAGGATGAAGCGTGCGCCCAGCAGGCTGGGACCGAGACTGGCCACCACGAACAGGTAGCAGTTGCGCCATGACGGCGTCACGGACAGATTCATCTGGCGACCCTCGATGGTATCGACCACCTCTGCCGGCCCCTGCTCCATGTAGCGGCGAATGAACTCCCAGATGCCGCGGATCTTCTGTTCGTCATCGAAGTAGTGGCCCACCGCGAAGGTCCGTTTGATCACCCGATCCTCGAGGATGCTGCAGCGCAGGTCGCGCAGGAACGCCTGGCTGGTCCCCTGCCCGATGTAGAACACGGCCTCATCCCATGGCACGGATACAGCGCCCTCTTCCCCACCCGTGAAGAAGTAGACCGTCCGGTTGCGCCGGTTGAACCGTGTCGGATACCAGACATAGGTGAAGAACTCGTAGCGCAGCGTCGTGTGCCAGAACAGCACCGGGGCACCGACCACGCACACGCCGACCATGGCGTACATCACCCAGTCCCAGAAGTCGCCTTCCAGGTTCGGGATCACCAGCGTGAAAAGCAGGAAGAAACCGAACAGGAACAGGGCCAGCGTCCCCAGCAGGACCATGGTGGTCGAGACCATTCCGCGCAGGCGGAACCTTCGGTCGATCAGATCGATGTAGGTCGAGTTGAAATGAACCAACGACGCACGTTCGTCAGGTGCAACCTCCTCGGCGACCCGAGGATCGAAACGCGAGGCGCTCTCCTGCGCCGAGAGAAAGCGATCCGTCGGGAAACTGCGCATCCAGCCGCTGTACATCCGTGATCCTCGCTCACTCGTCTGAGCGAGAATGCCACGCCATGCATCCAACGCCCACTTCACGCATTCAACGAGGTTGCCTGCAGCTGCTGACGAATCTCATCGTTACGGGCCTTGGCTGCCGTGATCGAGTCCTTCCAGAAGCGCTCCATTTCATCGGCACGACCTCCGGATCTATCCACGCGTCCGTACACAGCCGGTGCACGTAGCGGGGGACTGCCCGAAGGCTCGGACTTTCCGCGCCGGGTCACAGCTGCCGGCCAGACCGGCCTACGGCACGACTTCATTGCCAGGAAGCGGAACAGGGCCCAGGGCAAGGTGAGCGGTAGCGCGATCCACATCAACCCGGCGCCCGCAGAAGAGACATGAATGATGAACGCGTTGCGGAAGCTTGGTACTACCGAGGTGTAGAGCTGCAATGGCGGAAACGGAAGTGCTGAACGCCCTTCCTCCATGAAGCGCCGGATCATCTCCCAATGTGCGAGCGTGATCGCTGGGTTGGGACCGCTGTCAGATCCAACAGCAAACGTATAGACGACCTGCTCCCCATCCATTACAAGCCCCCGAAGATCGTAAGTACATCCCTCATCGGGGCCCACAGGCTTGTCCCTACCAATAACAAATCTAACATCCCGCCATGGAACCGAGACCACCCTCTCACGCTTACCCGTAAACACATGTACCTGTTGTGCGACTCGATCAAACCGAACTGGGTAGTACTGATAGCGTAGAACATCCCGCAAGAGCAGCTTGCAGAAAATGAACGCCAGAAATGCAACACCAAGAGCGATCAAGCCTCCGATCGCATAAGTATCACCTGATTCGAGCGGCCCAGTTCGGTCAACCAGAGAGGAAGTTGCGTGCAGGATCGCCACGACAAATAGCAATCCCAGCGCAATGAAGACACTCGCCCCCATCAATGCCCAACCGCGATATAGGAAGTGACGATCAACATACTCAATGCAATCATCATCAATGGCGATGATTCCCTTATCGATTGGCACAAACGTGGATGAGTCGAAACGGCGCACATCAGCAGCCTTTTCGTACTCAGTAAGGGGACGATTGTTGCGATACCTCTGGGCAAGCCAACCTGCAAACTGACTCACTACTCACGCTCCTGCAGGAAGCATAGCGTTATATGCCTCAACCTGCTTTTCAGGCGACTCGAATCTACCATGCTCATGAACTCCAAAAGGCGTCATATCAAGCCACCTCTCCACCTTATCGTCACGAATGAGATTGATAAGCCACTCGCCCAGCATACTTATCAACCCCAGCACGAGAAGTACAATAAAACCGACCCCCGCTGTCATGGCACCAACAAACATGAGGTAGGCCACTACTGCTCCCGCCACAGCAGTTGTTCCATAGAAGACCGCCATGGGAATATCTCCCGTCTTGATTGATTCATACATTTTCCACCCATCAACGACAGCCCCCATTAGCCCACCAACTGTGCCCAGCAATCTGCCGAGAAAACCGACAAGTCCCGCTCTACTTGCGACTTCAATTGCACCAAATCTGATCTCAGACGCCAAGGCTGTTCTGCCCCACATCGTCTTAGCCAAGGCCATCCCTGTTAGCTCAACGCTGGTGCCCGCAAATCCGACTAGCGCGGAGGCAAGACTCAACTGCCTACGACCGGCCGGCCCCTCCTTCTCCACATCCAGCTTGCCGTAGGAATCCGCGACGTTCCATGCATCCAGAACCAATCCAACAACTCCAAGACGCACGTCAAGGTTTACATGGGGAGCGCTGTACTGGGCAGCACGGTTCCTTACCAGTACCCGTATTTGCTCCTCACTCATCAGCATATTTCCCAAAGAGCCCGGCTGCCCATTCCGAACGGCTGCCATCGCCTCCTTGTCCCAGAACACAGCCCACTCAAATACTTTTCTCCCACGCGAGTTGCGATCTCCTGTAGCCACCCTTGCGCCACTACGCTCGCTGAGCTCCTGTCGAAGATGCTGATCAACACGCGCTCTCAGTTCCCTCTTGTTGACTCCAGCTTGCCCCTCGCTCAGTGCCTCCACCAGAAAGTGCGCCATCTCGCGCTCCGAGGCACGGATGCTAACCCGTTGGATCCGCTTTCCTGAAAGGACCCCAAGCAAGCCAACCAGATTATTCCTTGTCGCGGCAGAAATGGCGATATTGATGCCTGCCTTTGCGACTGTTGATCCTGCCTTGGTTAGGGCTGTTACAAACATCCCAGACATCTTGAAGACAAGACCTGCAACCAAGCCTAACCCCTGTTGCAGCTCCTGGGGCTTGCTACCACCTCGGTCGAGAACGTGAGCATATGCCTTGAATATATTGGACCAAGCACCGGGGTTATCCGAGTTGCTCAAGAATGTCTTGGATTGCTTCTCAATAACCTCCGCCGCGATCCTATCATTGAGCGTCAGCGCTCGAACAGTGCAATTCTTGATGTCCTGAAAACGACCAGCGAGATCCTCCAGAAGCGCAGCCTGTACGCACCCAAATCCAACAACCCCTTCAAGCGAATTATCGACAATCTCCGTCAATCTCATTGAACTGTATGACAGCTCATCATTGTGATTACACGCCAGCCAAGTCCTGAAGTCCTCGCTCTTGTACCAGCGCACGAAACTCTGGGCAATCGGCGTCAGGTGCGAAGATGTGTATCGCTCCATTTCCGGCACGAGGCTTTTGTCAAACTGATCAAGCGCTTGCTGGCTGTAATCATCACGGTAGCGATCCCATGCGGAGTCTCTGGCTTTCTTGTCTTCTTCGGCCGTCAACTCCTCACGCATTTTGGTGATTCCCGCCGCATACAGCTCCATCGCCGCGCGCCCGGTGTACGCGCTGGCACGTACGGAGCTCAGCTTCTCTGCGGCCGCCTGATCCTCAATTGCCTGCCGGATTCCGCGGATCGCCACTGAGGTTGCATGCTTCCACCCCCTGTCATCTTCCTCTTCGAACTCTCGGGTCTTCTGCCGAACAAGTGCGGAAAGCTCCTGCGCTATTCCTGCGGGATCATTCAGCGCCACCATCATCGGACGCGCAGACAAAGAGCTCTTCTGAAGCCATGCCTCCATTCCTGGCACATCCTGTTTGCATCTTGAAAAAGGCGCAAAGGAGAACGAAAAGCCAGGATTAGCATACACATCAACGACTTCGAGAACCGTCTCAACTGCACGATCCACAGTTCGAGGCCTCCCAGGGTCCGCAGCCGGCGGCGGACTCGAGGGGAGCATAGGGATCTTCACTTCAGACTCGGATTTTACTCTCTTGCCAAACTTGAACTCGCTGACCATGGAGGGGGCGTCAGCCGCACTTCCCACGTGATCCAGCGACTTTCCTTTGAGCCACATCTGGACATCAATACAGCGCATGTGCTTCTTGCGCTCGCTGGATTTTCGATTTCGCTCCATGATCTCTTTCGTCCATGGAGCCTCCGAGAAGCCAAACCAAACTTTTCCAGCTCGCTTGGGGTCGGGGATGATAACGAAGCGGGCCACCTGCGAATCGGCCATTCGCGCGCATGTAGGTTGAAAATCTTCCTGCGGTGGAGGAGCCGCATGCGGATCGAACTCCAAGAGATAGGAGTCGCTGGTGATCTGATAGCCCTTCCATTCGCCACGGATCTCGTTGAATACATAAAGATACCCTTGGCGGGCAAGTCGCAACGTGTAGTGAGCCTCACTGGCCGGAAGGGTGACACTGGCCACATCCTTTCCAAACCCTCCTCCCAGCCTTGGCCCTTGCCACATTTCCTTGACGTCTGAACGGCAGATGGCGTATCTGATCGGAAGAATCGGCAAGCCGACCTGATCGCAGACATCACACTTCTTCGCGGGGTCACACGACTGTGTCGGCCTCTTATCCATGCTGCCAAGCTCCTTGTTCTGTCTGCTCCAATGAAGGTTCATCCACCTCTTCGTCGGAGGGGTCGCTGACGGCACTGCGGAACGCGCCAGGCTCTAAGCAGGCGATCCGAAGAGCCTCTTGATACCGCGGCGTGTTATGAACTTCGGGTGATTGAAATACTGAAGCAAATGCATACGCTTCCTTATCGTCAGGGTCTGTCAGCCCGCACTCGCCGGCCTTCTCCATCTCGTCAAAGACACGTCTCGAAAGCCCAGCACCCTCAATGCTCCCACCCTCTCGATGCAACCGATCGATCACCCTGTTAACAGAAGCCAACGAGGAAATCGCGTACAGCTGATCGGACGTTAGATGCATCCCATCCTTGTTACAACCACTGTTTTCGTATGATTGCCACCGCGCGCCCTTGTCCACGGTTGCGGTCCAGGCATTGATGGGACCAAGCAATGCATCCAGCTGCGACGACAAGAGAATCCACTTCAGCGCGTTCCAGACACGAGGATCGTAGTATCTGAATAGCATCTTCTCACCATCAAATTTTCTCACCATCATACGAGCCAAGTGATTTCGGACTCGCTGACTGTCGGCATTGCATTTCAGCAACGCCGAGAATGGGATGCGGTCATGATCGCGTGCGTAGTGCACAGTTTCATCAAGTGCCGCTAGACGCGCATCAGGCTCAATTTCTTCCAGTCTGATTAGATAGGGAAGAAGATGCTTCTGCCCAAGGAGCTCCTTGGGAACGATGGGTTCGCATGGCCAAAGCTTGGCGATACGTCGATCGATCTGGAGTGGATTGATCAACGCATACTGATGAGCTTCGAATAGCCGGTGATCGAGTTGCATCTCTCAGGCTCCCAGTGGGACCAAGCCGGCGCCCGACTGTTCCGCTGCACGCACGCGATACTCGCATGCCTTGTGTGAACCATCTGGCACCTTCGCCTCCCCCACCACACTCGCCGGCCCCAGCCATTCGCGCTGGCTCGCCTTGAATTCCACCTTGCCCGGCGCGCCCAGTTCGATGTTGTCGCCCTCGATCCGCAGGTAGGCCCCGGCCGCCGTCGCCAGCAGATGCTTGCTCGGTGCCGACAGCTGCACGTCCGCTTCGGTGCTGGCGATGCGCACCTGCGTCTTGGCCGCCACGATCACCTGGTTCTTGTGCGCACGCGCACTCACCTTGCCCTGTG harbors:
- a CDS encoding PAAR domain-containing protein produces the protein MARPFIVVGDPLSHGGTVVAGTGQTDINGRPVARVGDRALCAVHGATTIVSGDATVLIDGQPVARDGDRTACGATLVASQAMTGLR
- a CDS encoding M15 family metallopeptidase, with the protein product MVAAIAVVLLVAGVCWVLLFPETVESLRQAIAKRLGGFRRRAGQVGDRVGHGATRVRSGVREEVGAVHGALRRHWLILVVAAALLLIPPIVIFVTRQTVVLEDFRGDDLAESSSMVAQLLRGERLTPPPPPPPEVFTTAEVRRLRPEIVTADRKWGQIDPDLQQRVLAIYEVMRRQYGYEMVLIEGYRSPQRQAELMAGGKATRAGAWQSCHQYGLGVDSAPIRDGKLQWDMEDPWTRRGYFLYGELAEQAGLDWGGNWRSIKDYVHVEMTDRCRAARVAKREELSRQG
- a CDS encoding DUF6708 domain-containing protein; this translates as MYSGWMRSFPTDRFLSAQESASRFDPRVAEEVAPDERASLVHFNSTYIDLIDRRFRLRGMVSTTMVLLGTLALFLFGFFLLFTLVIPNLEGDFWDWVMYAMVGVCVVGAPVLFWHTTLRYEFFTYVWYPTRFNRRNRTVYFFTGGEEGAVSVPWDEAVFYIGQGTSQAFLRDLRCSILEDRVIKRTFAVGHYFDDEQKIRGIWEFIRRYMEQGPAEVVDTIEGRQMNLSVTPSWRNCYLFVVASLGPSLLGARFILMPLLLPLVLCRWLVLRSCRAPVWPQWVEDECAIDANDPLRLVEPEVMAQFEPDRRPL
- a CDS encoding DUF6708 domain-containing protein, whose protein sequence is MSQFAGWLAQRYRNNRPLTEYEKAADVRRFDSSTFVPIDKGIIAIDDDCIEYVDRHFLYRGWALMGASVFIALGLLFVVAILHATSSLVDRTGPLESGDTYAIGGLIALGVAFLAFIFCKLLLRDVLRYQYYPVRFDRVAQQVHVFTGKRERVVSVPWRDVRFVIGRDKPVGPDEGCTYDLRGLVMDGEQVVYTFAVGSDSGPNPAITLAHWEMIRRFMEEGRSALPFPPLQLYTSVVPSFRNAFIIHVSSAGAGLMWIALPLTLPWALFRFLAMKSCRRPVWPAAVTRRGKSEPSGSPPLRAPAVYGRVDRSGGRADEMERFWKDSITAAKARNDEIRQQLQATSLNA
- a CDS encoding T6SS effector BTH_I2691 family protein, translated to MNLHWSRQNKELGSMDKRPTQSCDPAKKCDVCDQVGLPILPIRYAICRSDVKEMWQGPRLGGGFGKDVASVTLPASEAHYTLRLARQGYLYVFNEIRGEWKGYQITSDSYLLEFDPHAAPPPQEDFQPTCARMADSQVARFVIIPDPKRAGKVWFGFSEAPWTKEIMERNRKSSERKKHMRCIDVQMWLKGKSLDHVGSAADAPSMVSEFKFGKRVKSESEVKIPMLPSSPPPAADPGRPRTVDRAVETVLEVVDVYANPGFSFSFAPFSRCKQDVPGMEAWLQKSSLSARPMMVALNDPAGIAQELSALVRQKTREFEEEDDRGWKHATSVAIRGIRQAIEDQAAAEKLSSVRASAYTGRAAMELYAAGITKMREELTAEEDKKARDSAWDRYRDDYSQQALDQFDKSLVPEMERYTSSHLTPIAQSFVRWYKSEDFRTWLACNHNDELSYSSMRLTEIVDNSLEGVVGFGCVQAALLEDLAGRFQDIKNCTVRALTLNDRIAAEVIEKQSKTFLSNSDNPGAWSNIFKAYAHVLDRGGSKPQELQQGLGLVAGLVFKMSGMFVTALTKAGSTVAKAGINIAISAATRNNLVGLLGVLSGKRIQRVSIRASEREMAHFLVEALSEGQAGVNKRELRARVDQHLRQELSERSGARVATGDRNSRGRKVFEWAVFWDKEAMAAVRNGQPGSLGNMLMSEEQIRVLVRNRAAQYSAPHVNLDVRLGVVGLVLDAWNVADSYGKLDVEKEGPAGRRQLSLASALVGFAGTSVELTGMALAKTMWGRTALASEIRFGAIEVASRAGLVGFLGRLLGTVGGLMGAVVDGWKMYESIKTGDIPMAVFYGTTAVAGAVVAYLMFVGAMTAGVGFIVLLVLGLISMLGEWLINLIRDDKVERWLDMTPFGVHEHGRFESPEKQVEAYNAMLPAGA
- a CDS encoding DUF4123 domain-containing protein, with product MQLDHRLFEAHQYALINPLQIDRRIAKLWPCEPIVPKELLGQKHLLPYLIRLEEIEPDARLAALDETVHYARDHDRIPFSALLKCNADSQRVRNHLARMMVRKFDGEKMLFRYYDPRVWNALKWILLSSQLDALLGPINAWTATVDKGARWQSYENSGCNKDGMHLTSDQLYAISSLASVNRVIDRLHREGGSIEGAGLSRRVFDEMEKAGECGLTDPDDKEAYAFASVFQSPEVHNTPRYQEALRIACLEPGAFRSAVSDPSDEEVDEPSLEQTEQGAWQHG